The following are encoded in a window of Spea bombifrons isolate aSpeBom1 chromosome 2, aSpeBom1.2.pri, whole genome shotgun sequence genomic DNA:
- the ATG101 gene encoding autophagy-related protein 101 yields MNCRSEVLEVSVEGRQVEEAMLAVLHTILLHRSTGKFHYKKEGTYSIGTVGTQDIDCDFIEFTYVRVSSDELDRALRKAVSEFKDALRNSGSDGIGQVSLEFYQKKKSRWPFSDECIPWEVWTIKVNVVSLANEQERQICREKVGEKLGEKIINIVEVMNRHEYLPKMPTQSEVDNVFDTSLKDVQPYLYKISYQITDSLGTSVTTTMRRLIKDTLAL; encoded by the exons ATGAATTGTCGTTCGGAGGTGTTGGAGGTGTCGGTGGAGGGCCGACAGGTAGAAGAGGCGATGTTAGCTGTTCTGCACACTATACTCCTGCACCGTAGCACTGGCAAATTTCACTATAAAAAGGAAGGGACCTATTCCATTGGCACAGTGGGGACCCAGGACATTGACTGCGATTTCATAGAGTTTACTTACGTCAGAGTATCATCAGATGAACTGGACAGAGCACTCCGCAAAGCAGTTAGTGAATTTAAG GATGCACTAAGAAATTCTGGAAGTGATGGCATTGGCCAGGTGTCCCTAGAATTCTATCAGAAAAAGAAGTCCCGTTGGCCTTTCTCAGACGAATGCATCCCGTGGGAGGTGTGGACGATCAAAGTCAACGTCGTCTCACTGGCTAACGAGCAGGAGCGTCAGATCTGTCGAGAGAAGGTGGGAGAAAAACTCGGTGAAAAGATCATTAACATTGTGGAGGTCATGAACAGGCACGAGTACCTGCCAAAAATGCCAACTCAGTCAGAGGTGGACAATGTGTTTGACACAAGTCTTAAAGACGTGCAGCCCTATCTGTACAAAATCTCCTATCAGATTACTGACTCACTTGGAACATCTGTCACAACAACAATGAGGAGACTCATCAAAGACACCTTGGCTCTTTAG